From Streptomyces sp. TLI_053, a single genomic window includes:
- a CDS encoding DCL family protein, translated as MPVFRIGSRLYRTKGEAEKAVQAVLHGHPVGTVLSGEDFELVRDLLAMHHEATDKIGVGVADIRIAPPLIGRFPGFEVIREDGSTIDFSYKTCLKAPSLDSQVRNVLRMEVDDLTTAYLAQRVSSGTLVSDESGVPLSTENLHVSYFRGPSFNDISQTFAESEGGWGSIGMTPSTAQGLGELVDRGQAGRWREHWTEHAQLGLLTPEENRRRPRTR; from the coding sequence ATGCCCGTGTTCCGGATCGGATCGCGTCTATACCGGACAAAGGGGGAGGCTGAGAAGGCGGTACAGGCTGTGCTGCATGGTCACCCGGTCGGAACCGTGCTGTCCGGCGAAGACTTCGAGCTCGTGCGGGATCTCCTCGCCATGCACCATGAGGCGACCGACAAGATCGGTGTGGGCGTGGCGGACATCCGCATCGCTCCGCCCTTGATCGGTAGGTTTCCGGGTTTCGAGGTGATCCGGGAGGACGGCAGCACCATCGACTTCTCGTACAAGACCTGCCTGAAAGCCCCCAGCCTCGACTCGCAAGTACGTAACGTGCTGCGTATGGAGGTCGATGACTTGACCACCGCGTACCTGGCCCAACGTGTGTCCAGCGGGACTTTGGTATCCGATGAGTCCGGAGTGCCGTTGAGTACGGAGAACCTGCATGTGAGCTACTTCCGCGGCCCGTCGTTCAACGACATCAGCCAGACCTTCGCCGAGAGCGAGGGCGGCTGGGGAAGCATCGGAATGACTCCATCGACTGCTCAGGGCCTTGGCGAGCTGGTCGATCGGGGGCAGGCCGGGCGCTGGCGCGAACACTGGACGGAGCATGCCCAACTCGGGCTGCTGACGCCGGAAGAGAACCGCCGACGCCCGAGGACGCGGTAG